Below is a genomic region from Verrucomicrobiia bacterium.
CCGGCAGAAGGTCATCGGCATGATGAAAGAGGTGTTCGAACGGTACGGCTTTCTGCCCTTGGAAACGCCGGCGGTTGAGCGGCTCGACGTACTCTCCGGCAAATATGGGGAGGAGGCGGACCGGCTGATTTTCAAGGTGCTCAAGCGGGGGGAGGAACTGAAGTCGGCTTTGGCCAAGGGAGAGGAGCTGGCGGATATGGGAATGCGCTACGATTTGACCGTGCCGCTATGCCGGGTAATTGCAATGCACCAGAATGAAATCAGTGTTCCCTTCCGACGCTATCAAATTCAACCGGTCTGGCGGGC
It encodes:
- a CDS encoding ATP phosphoribosyltransferase regulatory subunit; this encodes MAKVGLPAGTRDFLPGQLIFRQKVIGMMKEVFERYGFLPLETPAVERLDVLSGKYGEEADRLIFKVLKRGEELKSALAKGEELADMGMRYDLTVPLCRVIAMHQNEISVPFRRYQIQPVWRA